The segment GACATCGCCATCGGCGCCGCCGGGCTGGACCCTCTCACCGACCATCGCGGACGGCAGGACGCACACGGCAACCTCCTGGAGGTCACCCTGAACGCGGTGGCCGACGAGATCGCCGGCGCCACGGAACTGGTGAAAGGCAAGGCCGACCAGGTGCCCGCCGCCGTCGTCCGGGGGCTCGCCCACCTGGTCACGGCCGAGGACGGCCCGGGAGCGGCCGCGTTGGTGCGCTCCCCCGAGAACGACCTGTTCCGCTACGGCTCACGCGACGTGCTCTTCGCCCGGCGGACGGTCCGCTCCTTCACCGACGAGCCGGTCGACCCCGATGCGATCCGGCGCGCGGTCTCCGCCGCCGTCACGGCACCCGCTCCACACCACACGACGCCGTGGCGGTTCGTGGTCGTGGAGTCGGACGGGACCCAGAAGCGACTGTTGGACGCCATGGCGGAGGCCTGGGCGCAGGACCTACGCGGGGACGGGTTCACCGAGGAGCAGATCGGCAAGCGGCTCCGACGCGGGGAGGTACTGCGCCAGGCCACGACCCTCGTGGTGCCGTGCCTGGTGGCCGACGGTGCCCACCCCTACCCGGACGCGCGCCGCTCCGAGGCGGAACGGTCGATGTTCCTGGTCGCCATGGGCGCCGGAGTGCAGAACCTGCTCGTCGCCCTCGCCGTGGAGGGCCTCGGCTCGGCGTGGGTGTCCTCGACCCTGTTCTGCCCCGACGTGGTGCGCCAGGCCCTGGACCTGCCGGACAACTGGTCCCCCATGGGCGCGGTCGCCGTCGGCCACCCCGCCGTCGCCCCCACCGAACGCCCACCGCGTGATCCGGACGACTTCATGGTGCGTCGCTAAGGCAAGGGTGGTGCGTCCTCGCCGAGGACCGCGAGGACACGTTCCCGATCGGCCTTGCGGAGACCCGCACAGGTGCGGACATAGGAGTGTCGGAGCATCTCGGCGAGTTCGTCATCGGGAACACCGCCGTCGAGGCTCACCGTGTTCCAGTGCCGTTTGTTCATGTGGTATCCGGGACGCACAGAGGCGTAGATGGCACGAAGCTCTAGAGCGAGTTCCGGGTCACACTTGAGGTTGACCGAGGGAACCGCGCCGGACTCCACACCCATCAGGGCGAAGATCTTCCCACAGACCTTGAACACGGGGATGTCGGGTGTGAACGGCTCACTCTCCTGCGCTTCGGGATACCACAAGGCCATCGCCGCGAACTGTTCCGGTGTCATCGCTTCCCCCATGTTTTCCTGGCACGGCCCGTCCATCGGATTCTGCCTGGGGGCTCTGACATCGCGTATGTCCCACGCTGGTGGGGCGACGCCTGCCCCACCAGCTCCCGCGCCACTGTCGCTCAGGGGCGCTCCGGACTCCTTGTGTTCTGGAACGCCGCCACACGCCATCCTTCGGGCCGCTCCACGAGCACGAAGGAGACGACGGATGCACGGTCGGGGGTGAGTTCGGAACCGGACAGCTGGACGGCGCCGCCACTCAGGACGTGGGCGACTCCCGGGGCGAGCCACCGAAAGGACATGCCCGGCTCGCCCTCCGCTGCCGTGGATGTCATGCGGGACCCCCGTAGGGGACCGGTGAACAACCGCCGGTGCACGTCCTCGATCTGTTGCCGGCCGACCAACAGACGACCGTCGTAGACGATGTAGGTGGCGTCGTTGGTGAACTGTGCCGCGTAGCGAGCCGCGTCCCCGTTGTTCCAAGCCTCGGCCAGGGTGTCCAGGGTGGGCTTCCATGTGTTGGTCATCGTGATCCGCCTTGAGTGGGGCCGTTGACACCGAGTGCGACACGCGTGGTGTCGGGGTCGCGCACGGTGTCGAGCAGCACGCGGGCGTAGTCGTCTCGGGTCAGCTTCCAGTGCCCCCCGGTCGGATTCGGTTCTCGATCAATGTGGACGTGCCCTTGCGCGGGATCGTCGCAGAGCATGACCGCGCGGACGATCGTCCAGTCGAGCTCGGAGGACCACACCAGGTCCTCGGCGCGAACGAGGTCGGCGTAGACGTGTCGGAAGAACCATTTGATCGGCGCGATGACGGGCCATGGCTTGGTCGCGGCGACATTCCTGCTGCTGGTCACGACGAGACGCCGCACGCCCGCGCGGGTCATCTCGGTGAGCAGCGTTCTGGTGACGTCGCTGACGACGGTGCTGGGTTTGCGGTCCGGCGCGGACACCACGGTGATGACGGCGTCCTGCCCGTTGACCGCTTCGGCGACGGCAGAGGGGTCGGTGGCATCTCCGACCACTGTCCGGTGCACCCCGGAGACATCCCGCAGCGACCCGGGATCACGGACGAGAACGGTGACGTCGTAGCCGTCGGCCACGGCGAGCCGGGTGAGTAGGCGACCGGTTCGACCGCTGGCTCCGATGATGAGTAGCCGGTGTGGGTGAGTCACGGCGTGGTCTCCTGCCCGGAGACGGCGAGGCCGAGTTGGCTGGCTTGGCTCTGGGTGGGCATGGTGTCCCTGTCCCCTCTCGTGTCGCGGCGCCGGGGTCGGCGTCGCGGGTGATTCCACGAGCGAGGTCCACGCGTCTAGGCTGGAGTGCGCATACCCATGCGTCGCTGACGCGGGACCTGTTCTCGTGGTTGCGGCTCGCCGCTGGTGGGAGCGTTGCCGCGCTCCGGCCAGCGGCATTTCCTGTTACTGGAACGTTGGTGGTGGAGTCAGTCCTGGCTACCTCCCGCTATCCCGTCGACCAGTCGTGCCACATCGGTGGGCCAGGTGAGGGCATTGGTGTCGAGATCCCGCACCAGGTCCTGAACCCAGGCATGTTGTGACCGGGCGACGGAGAGGTCGAACTCGGTCTCGATGAAGAGGACACGGGGCAGGTGGTTCCTGGCCTGGCCCAGATCGGATCGCAGGTCCTCTATCCGCTGAGCGAGGGCGTCGCGTCGCCGACGCAGGGCCTCGGTCGCGCGCCGCGGGGGCAGACAGCCAACGAACGACAGGGCCGCCGCAAGCAGCGTGGTGTCGGGATCGAATCCGGCGATCAGGCGCTCGATGCGGTCCCGAACGTCGGCCGCCCCGCGATCGGTGATGGCGTACACGGTCCGTTCCGGCGTGGAACCGTCCCTGACCGTCTTCACCGCGGTGATGAGCCCGGCGCGCTGGAGGCGGTCAACCGCGTGGTACATGCTGCGCGGCAGCCCGGTCACGAAGTCCTTGCGTGTGCACACCATCATCCGATGCATCTCGTAGGTGTGCTTGGGTCCAGCCAGCAGGAGCCCCAGTACGGACAACCCTACGAGGTCACGATCCGCCTTACTGAACCCCATCCGCTCCTCCACCTCCCCGCGTGGAACCGACAACCTAAATAAATATATATGGCATTTTGCCATAATGCGAGACGCACTATCGCCCGACCGCGCGATCGGCCACCGGTGACGTAGTCCGACACGAATCGCTCCTTACCGATTCGTGGGCGCCGCACCTGCGACGCTGTTGGGCGGGGGTGGGGCATGACGACCGAGGATCACGTGTTGGCCGGGCTGGTCATCGTGTTGCTGGTGATCGCTGGGCAACTGTTGTCCGCCAAGCTGCGGGTTCCGGCGGCTATCCTCCTTGTGCTCCTCGGTCTGGGCGTGGGGTTCATCCCCCACATAACCGCGGCTCTGTCACTGACTCCGGAGATGGTGCTGCTGCTGTTCCTGCCGCCGCTGATCTACAACGCCGCGTTCTTCTCCTCGCCACGTGACATGAGAATCAACGCACGCCCGATCGTGGCTCTGGCAGTCGGCATGACCCTCCTCGTCGCTTTCGCGGTCGCGGGGGCGGTGTACTGGGTGTTGCCGGGGGTGACCTGGCCGATGGCGATCGCGTTCGGTGCCGCGGTCGCTCCTACCGACGCTGTCTCGGCGTCCGCGGTGCTGAAGCGGGTGGGGGCACCGCAGCACATCGTCACGGTGCTGGAGGGGGAGAGCCTCATCAATGACGGGGTCGCTCTGACCCTGTTCACGATGGCCGTTACCGCGATGGTGACGCCGTTGACCGTCGCGGACGGCATCGTTGAGCTCCTCCGTGTCGTCCTCGGCGGCGTCGTGTACGGCGTCATCTTCTCCCTGTTGGTGGTGCGGTTCCGCTCCCTGTTCCGCGATAGCGGCACACAGCTGGTCGTGTCGCTCCTCATTCCGTTCGCCGCCTACATTCCGGCCGATCTACTCGGGTTCTCGGGGGTGTTGGCTACGGTGATCGCGGGCTTCTACCTGGGAGTGCATGGGGACGGGCTCCTCCCGCCGCGTGTCCGCGTCACGGGCCGCACCATCTGGAAAGGCCTGGTTCGACTACTGGAGTCGACCCTCTTCGTTCTGCCCGGCCTCCAGTTGCACACCGTTCTGGAGGCCAGGACCGCATACGCGCCGAGCGAAGTGATCTGGGCCGCTGTCGTCGTCACCACGGTCACGATTCTGATCCGGCTGGTCTGGGAGACCATAGTCACCCCTTCACGCGTCATCTCCCGGGAAAACTGAAGTACGACCCGGGCCCCTTTCGCACCCGCCTACTGATCGGGTGGAGCGGCATGCGGGGGGCGATCGCGCTCGCGATCGCCATGTCTCTTCCGGTCACCTTGGACGGAGAGAAGTACCCCGAGCGGCCCATCCTGATCCTGCTGGCCGGCATCGTCGTCATCATCACCCTGGTCGGACAGGGAACCACGTTGGCTCCCCTCCTCCGCCGACTGGGTTTCGCGAGCGAGGACAACACCCGCTACGAGCTGGCACTCGCCCGTGAACGCATGCACACCGCCGCCGCCACCTGCATCGACGAGCTGCTCGCCGAAGGCTCGGTGGACGAGGACACGGCGGATGCGCCCCGGAAGATGCACGTCCGTCAGGCGGAGAACGCGCGCCAGTTGTTGGACACGACGCGACCGCAAGACGCGGCGGAGACGCACGCCAAGCAGATACAGCTCAAGCGGGAGACGATCCAGGCCGAGCGGGACGCCGTCACGTCGCTGTACCGTGACGGCGACATCAGCCACGACGCCTACCAGCTCCTCATTCATGAGCTGGACCTGCGGGAGCCGCCCCAACCGGAGAAGTGAGCGGCTCCCGTCGCTACACCACGGGCAGGCGCCGGCCGCGCACGCTCTCGGCCACTCCGTCGTGCTCCTCGGCGACGGCCTGCCTTTCGGGTGTGACCGGACCGTAGAGGGTGTCCCGCTGCCGTAGGGGACGGCCGGTCGGCTCCACCAGGGCGCGGATGTCGCTGATGGTCTTGAAGGACCCGTTGTCAGATCCGGCCATCCGGCTGATGGTCTCCTCCATCAGCGTGCCGCCGACGTCGTTCACGCCGCCCTGGAGCAGTTGCCGGCAGGTGTCCTCCGCCAACTTCACCCACGAGCACTGGATGTTGTCGATGGTGCCGGTGAGCAGGAGCCGGGCGACGGCGTGCACGGCGCGGTTCTCGGCCACGCTGGGGCCGCTGCGGGCCAGTCCGGCGAGGTAGATGGGGGCGCTGGTGTGCACGAAGGGCAGGAGCACGAACTCGGTGAAGCCGGGACGCCCGTTCTGGTCGAGGGTGCGTTGTTGCAGGGAGCGGATCAGCTTGATGTGCGCGACCCAGTGCGCGGGACTGTCCACGTGCCCGTACATCATGGTGGACGTCGTGGGGATCCCGAGGTCGTGGGCGGTGGTGATGACGTCGACCCACTGCGCGGTGGGGAGCTTGCCCTTGGTGAGGACCCAGCGGACGTCGTCGTCCAGGATCTCCGCCGCGGTGCCGGGGATCGAGCTCAGGCCGGCCTCGCGGGCGCGGGAGAGCCAGTCCCGAACCGAGAGGTTGGTGCGGGCGGAGCCGTTCATGACCTCCATCGGGCTGAAGGCGTGGACGTGCATGTCCGGCACCCGCTGCCGCACGGCGCTGGCGATGTCGAAGTAGGCGGTGCCGGGCAGGTCCGGGTGGATGCCGCCCTGCATGCAGACCTCGCTCGCGCCGGCGTCCCACGCCTCCTGGGCCCGGTCGGCGACCTGGTCCATGGACAGGGTGTAGGCGTCGGCGTCGGTGCGGCGCTGGGCGAAGGCACAGAACCGGCAGCCGGTGTAGCACACGTTGGTGAAATTGATGTTGCGGGTGACGACGAAGGTGACCTCGTCGCCGACGGTGTCGCGGCGGACCCCGTCGGCGAGGGTGGCGAGTTCCTCCAGCTCCGGGCCGTCGGCGTGCAGGAGGGCGAGGGCGTCGGCGTCGCTCAGGCCGGCCGGGTCCCGCTCGGCTTGGCGCAGCGCGGAGCGGATCTCGGAGTCGGTGCGTCGGGGGGCGGTGTCCGCCTTGGCGACGCGTTCTGCGAGGTCCTCCCAGTCGCCGTAGACGGAGTCGAAGTCGCCGCGGCGGTCCTCGGTGCGGCCTTCGGCGTCGATCCCCACGTGGAGGTCGGTGCGGCCGGAGGCCGTCATGCCGGCTTCCGGCTCCTGCCACTGGCGTCCCCGCGGGATCGCGGTCTCGTCGGCGAGGCCGGTCTCGGGATCGCACAACGCCCGTACGTGGCCGAGCAGGCGGGGGTCCAGCCAGGGTTCTCCCCGTCGGATGTACTCGGGGTAGATGGTGAGGCGTTCCCGCAGGGTGAAGCCGGCGTCGGCCGACCGCTCCGCCAGTGCCTCGATCTGTGGCCAGGGGCGTTCGGGGTTGACGTGGTCCGGGGTGAGGGGGGAGACGCCGCCCCAGTCGTCGATTCCGGCGCGCAGCATCAGCGCGTAGTCGTCGCCGATCAGGTTGGGGGGTGCCTGGATTCGGGCGCGGGGGCCGAGGACGACGCGGGTGACGGCGATGGTGGCGGCGAGCTCGGCGAGCTCGGCGTCGGGCCGGTGCATCATCGCGGTGTCGGGCTTCGCGCGGAAGTTCTGGACGATCACTTCCTGGATCGCGCCGTGCTCCTTGGCCGCTCCTCGGAGGGCGAAGATGGACTCGGCGCGTTCGGCGACGGTCTCCCCGATGCCGATGAGGATGCCGGTGGTGAACGGCACGCTGGACCGGCCGGCGTCACGGAGCACCTGGAGACGCACCGCGGGGTCCTTGTCTGGGCTGCCGTAGTGGGGCTGCCCGCGTTCGGTGTACAGGCGCTCGGACGTGGTCTCGAGCATCATCCCCACGGAGGGGGCGACGGGCTTCAGGCGCTGGAAGTCGGTCCAGCCGAGGACGCCGGGGTTGAGGTGGGGCAGCAGGCCGGTCTCCTCCAGGACGAGAATCGCCATCGCGCGGACGTAGGAGAGGGTGTCGTCGTACCCGCTCTCGTCCAGCCACTGCCGGGCGGCGTCCCAGCGGTCCTCCGGCCGGTCCCCCAGGGTGAACAGTGCTTCCTTGCACCCCATCTCCGCTCCGCGGCGGGCGATCTCGAGCACCTCGTCGGGTGAGAGGTAGGGGGACTCCACGCGGCCGGGCACGGTGGCGAAGGTGCAGTAGTGGCAGCGGTCGCGGCACAGGCGGGTCAGGGGGATGAAGACCTTGCGGCTGTAGGTGACGACTCCGGGACGACCGGCGGCCTCCAACCCGACGTCGCGAACGCGCCCCGCGACGTCCAGCAACGTGTCCAGGTCGCTCCCCCGGGCGTGCAGCAACACTTCGGCCTCGGTGGTGTCCAGCGTCTTGCCGGCGGTGGCGCGGGCGAGGGCCCGGCGCATTGCGGTGGGAGTGGGCTTCGTGTCCCCGATTCCAGAAGCACTCATATCCGCGACCCTATGCTGCGGCCCGACGCCTCATGTTGTGCGCCCCGCCCTGGGGTAGCCGCGTTTGCGTGCGCAGACGAGCACGATGCTGCCCCGGGTGTTGGGGTGGAGGGCGTCGCTGAGGGCGACGAACGGGGTGGCGGGGGCGGCCGCGGTGAAGCCGAGGCGTCCTCCGTGCGCCGAGAGCTCCAGGTACGCGCGTTCGGCCGTGGCCGACCGGAACTGGTACTCGTGGCGGAGAACGTCGAGGCTGGCTTGGTCGAGCAGGTGGGCGAGTCGCGTGTGGGAGAAGGTCTGGCGTACGTCGAACCGTTCTCGGTGGACGTCGAGCAGGTGGGGCCAGCGCTCGCCCCGCGTGAGAGCGTCGGCGGAGAGCACGAGGCGACCGCCGGGGCGCAGGATCCGCGCCATCTCGCCGACCGCTCGGGCGGGGTCGGCGAAGTGTTCGAGCGCACACACCGACAGCACGGCGTCGGCCGCCCCGGATGCGACGGGGAGCCGCTGCGCGTCGCCCTCCACGAGGTGCGGGGCGTGGCTGATGCGCCGCCCCCGGCGTAGTTTGGCGCTGGAGAGGTCGACGGAGACCGCCCGCGCCCCGCGTCGGCGGAGTCGCCCCGCCCAGTATCCGTCCCCACCCGCCACGTCCACCACGGTTTTGCCGCGGACGTCGCCCAACCACCGTCGCAGGGTTCGCGCCTCCCGGAAGCGGCAGACGTGGACCTCATGCCCCACCGTCGCGAGGATGTCGTCGAAGAGCATCCCCACACCGTAACGGGGCCGGGGGACGGCGCCGTTTCGGTACCGAGAGGTGCGGGGTCAGCCTGGTGGCTTGACCAGTGGGACGTCCCGGGTGATCTCCTGGAAGCCGACGCCGTCGTACATGGACTGCGCGGCGGGGTGTGCGGGGGCGCCAAGGCAGGCGACGAACATCCGCGCCGCGCCGGCGTCCCGGGCCACGCGCATGCCGTGCAGTTGCAGGGCGGTTCCCAGGCCCCGCCGTCGGTAGGCGTGGTGGGTGCCGACGGGTTCGAACTCGGCGGTCCGTGTGTCGACGTCCAGCCAGACGATCGCGGTCGCGGCGAGGGTACCGTCCGGTGCATGAACAAAGAGGTGCTGGTCGGCGCGATAGGGCGACGTCTGCCGCACGCGGTCGAACGCGGCCTCAGTGAGGATGGACCGGGGCCAGGCGTCGCGGTGCGCGGTGACGGCGTCGGCGGCTGACACGTCCCCGGCGGTGACGAAGCGGAATCCGGTGGGGAGTTCCGGTGCCGGTATCTCGGTCAGGTCCCGTGTGTTGAACCGCATCCAGTGCCCGGTGTCGGAACCGGCCTCGGCGTCGAACTGGTAGCCGTGCTCCCCGGCGATGTCTCGGGCCCGCTTGTCCGGAACCTGCACGGTGAACGCGCGCTCGACGTCGCCGGCCACCTGGTCGTACCAGTCGAGGATCTCGTGCAGCAGCTCCGACCGGTCCGGGCGAACCTGCCAGACGAGTTCCGCCTCCGCGACCTCGCGCACGCTCCCGTCGACCCGCTCGAGCCGATGCGGCAACCGCGCCCACCCCCATCCCACGAGCTGGCCGCCCTCGTGCCACAACCGATGCCGCCACGAGTGGCCGAGTCTGTCGACGTCCTTGCCCCACACCCAGGCCAGTTCCCCGACGGTCGCGTCCCCGTTGATGAGTTCCGGTCGTGTGGCGATGACGTGTTGCGCCAAACCCTGCATCCGCCGGAGTTCATCCGACCCGAGGTCTCCCATGACAGCACTCTGGCAGGGGATGCCGGCCACGTCGAGGAGCCCGACTGGCCACCCCCGGCACCAGGCCCGGAGGGCACGGCGAGCCGCCGAAGTTGCCACAGGGCGTGAGTCACGCGGAGCGTGGCGGTTGATCTCTTCCCTCAGGCGGTCGTCAAAGTTCGTCGCGGCGAAGGGCGCAGGGACCCAGGACACGCGGCACAAGTCGGCGTATCGTCGGGCTATGGGGAAGCACGGAAAGAAAGAACCCTGCTCCGTGTGCAAGGGAAAGGGCGGGTGGAACGAGACCGACGACGGCAACCGCCGCTGGGTCCAGTGTTGGGGATGTTCTTGGCACAGGTGAGGTATGAGTCTGGGCGAACGCGCGATCGCCGCCGTTCCCCGTGCTCGGTTCGTCCCGGACCGGATCTACGTCCGTGACGATGAGACCGGGTGGCTCGTGGCGCTCGACCGTGGTGAGGCCCCCGAAGCGTGGCGCGCGCATGTGGACTCCGTTGAGCCGGTGGTGACACAGGTCGAGTGGGATCCGCGCATGCCCGTCGAGTCGCGTGACGAGGCGACAGGCCGGGGCCGATTCTCGACCTCGTCCTCCAGCGCGCTCAACGTCATGGCACGCATGATCGACGCGCTGGACCTCCGCCCCGGCGCGCGGGTGCTGGAGATCGGCACCGGAACCGGATACAACGCCGCCGTACTCGCCCACATCGTCGGCGAAGGGAACGTGACCTCGGTCGAGGTCGATGCCGAACTCGCCGACAGGGCCCGGCAAGCCCTGGAAGGCTACGGCGTTGAGGTCGTCGTCGGGGACGGACGACACGGCCACCGAGACGGCGCACCCTACGACCGGCTGATCTCCACCGCCGCCGTTTCCGAACTCCCCTCCGCGTGGGAGGAACAAGTCCGGCCGGACGGGATCATCGTGGCACCCTGGGCAGACGGAACGCTCGGCATCATCACCGTAGGCGAAGGGGCACGAGTCGAACCGGACGCACCGTTCATGATGATGCGCCCGTAGGGCGCAAGCCGAAGCGGGCTCGGTGGCCGAGAGGACGCGCCTTACGCAGTTCCCTCTCGAAGCACGACGCCGCACCCGGCACCAGGCCCGGAAGGGGCACGGCGAGCCACCGAAGTTGCCAGATGACAGTGAGTCACGCGGAGCGTGGCCGGTGGTCTCGTCCCTCAGGCGGTGGTTACAGTTCGTCGCTGCGAACGGCGTGGAGGAACGCCCGCCACTCGGTGGCAGGGAGAGTGAGATGGCCGAGGTGGCGGTGCTGGGTGTCACGGATGAGCACCTGGCCAGTGTCGGTACGGCACTCCACACAGTTGTCACCGTTCATGGAGTAGCTGGACTTGGTCCACTGGTTCATCGGGGCCTCCCGTGGAAGGGATGCGGGTTAGCCCGTGCATGCCCGGCAGTGAGGCGCAGGAAACCGGGCACTCAGGGCGAACGAGGGTCCGGAACGCCCCGGAACGGACCGGCTTCGCGAAATGCACGCTGCGCGCTGTGCGGTCTATGGATGGGTGAGGTGGTGGCCGTCGTGGGTGCGGACCTGCGGTGTTTGAGTGGAGAGGGCGTCGAGCACGCGGATGGCGTAGGCCTCGGACATACGTTGGGTCACTTGCTGCGGGGTGAACCATTCCACAGCGCTGGACTCCGGTGAAGTCTGCGGCTCACCGGTGGTGGGGGTACAGCGGAACACCAGGGCGATGATCCCGCGCGCCATGTTCTTGTAGACCCCGGTCAACCGCTCAACCCGAACACCAACACCGGTCTCCTCCCACACCTCACGCACCACCCCACCCTCCGGCGACTCATCAAGCTCCAACACCCCACCCGGCGGCTCCCACGCACCGTTATCCCGCCGCCGAATCACCAACACACGCCCATCCGCACTCACCACCACACCCGCAACCGATACTGAGTGCGACGCCCCCACCAGACCCCCAACAATCAAAAAGCGCGCGGGAGAGGCCCCGCGCGCCGGTGTGACGTTATGCGTGGGATTTGACGAGGTCGAGGAGGGCGTTCCACTCGGTATGCCCGAAGGAGAGGTGCCCAGCTTCGCGGTTCATCGTGTCCCGCACATCGATACCACCATCCCGCATCCTGACCTCAACACACTGACCACCGGTATCTGAGTAACTCGACTTGCGCCATTCACTCATTGGCTAGTCCTTCCAAGATGCTCTGGGACTGGCTAGGGGGAAGCGCCACAGCG is part of the Spiractinospora alimapuensis genome and harbors:
- a CDS encoding DUF397 domain-containing protein codes for the protein MSEWRKSSYSDTGGQCVEVRMRDGGIDVRDTMNREAGHLSFGHTEWNALLDLVKSHA